In Streptomyces camelliae, the sequence CCCCAGGTGGATCGGCCGACGGGAGAAGGGGCGCCAGCCCGGGCACCAGGATGCGACGCCTGGTGTCCGGGCCGGTGGTGCGTGCATGGCGCGTGGGTTGTCAGACAATGGGGTTGGGGTGTCCCCGGCCCGATTCCGGCGGGCCGGGGCCCCGTGTGGTGCTGTGGGCTTCGGGTCAGTCCCAGCCGCCCTCGCCGCCCCAGCCGCCCTCGCCGCGGTCACCGCGCTCGTCGTTGTCGCAGACCACGCGGAAGCTGGCGACGACGCCGTCCTTGACCTTCACGCCGTCCTCCATCTTCTCGTGGTGCTCGCCCTTCTCGTGGTGCTCGCCCTTCTCGTCGTGCTCGCCCTTCTCGTCGTGCTCGCGCTTCTCACAGTTCTCGTTCTCGTCCTCGTCCTTGTCCTTGATCGTCGGGCAGACGCCGTTGGAGGAGCTGTGGGGGCCGACGGTGGCGATGGGGGCGCCGTTGTCGCAGACGGCGCCGCGGAAGACCTCCACGCGCTTGTGGCTTTCGTTGCGGATGTTGAGGGTCTTGGCGCCGAGGCCGCTGACGACGGTGATGCAGTCGCCGGGGTGGGCCGAGTAGGACCGTTCGTTGACCTCGATCCGGCCCTCCTCTCTGCGCTCCTCGTGGCGCCTGCCTTCCTCGCGCCGGCCTTCGTTGCCCTTGCCCTGTCCTTCGTTGTTGTTGGTCTTGTTCTGTCCGAAGGGCGCTGCCGAGGGGGCTGTCGAGGGGGCTGCCGAGGCGGCGGCCGGGGCGGCCTGGGGTGCCTGGGCGGGGGCCGCCGAGGCGTAGGTGATGCCGGTCACGGCGAGCGCCGCGGCGGCCGAGACACCTGCGGTCACCATGGTGGAACGAGCGAGCTTCATGTCGCTTCTCCTGTCTGGATATCTCGGAGATGTCGGCTCGTCAGCCGACTGCGATCAAACGTACTCACGGCTGTCATATCGGTGCATATCGAGAGATTCGGGGCAGGGGGCCGACCGGGGTATATACGGCCCCGCCTGCCGCCCTGTCAGAACGTGAAGCGGCCCGAAGACCAGGGGTATTGAATGGCCATTAGCCCTCCCGGATGATCTGCTGACACCTCCTCACTCCTTGCCTGCTGCGTGTCGCTACGAAAGCGATGACTGATCCGTGTTAGGGGAGCGGCAGCGTCAAAACCTGCTCGTCGTACCGCCCGGTACGAGGTCGCAGAGTGGTGAGTCCGCCCTCCCCGGGGTGCAGATGCCGGCGGCCGGCGAATCTGTGCGGTGATGTGCGTCCTGGCCGGGGGGTGCAGGTTGAACTGGACGGGATCGCGATCGCGCGATCGGTCCGTGGTCGAATCCGATCAAAACGGGGTGCGGTTGGTGTGCTGAGCGTGCTTTATGCCGCCAATGCGACCGGGGGGGGAGCGCGGAGTTGACTGCCGGCCCCCCCCTGTCGGCTGCGTTCAACACAGGGGGTACAAGTTGAATTTGAGAGCGCTATCACCTAGGTGAACAAGCAGGAGAACAACAGCCAGGGCGGTGCCATTACCACCTGGCGCCGCCAGTTCCACGTCATGGTCCGCCCGTCAAGCGGCCAGGGCCGCCAGGCCCGCACCGAGTACGCCGCCGCCATGGCACGCCAGAGCGAGCAGTGGGGGTCGAGTACACGGTGCACCTGACAGGCGGCGACCTGGGCGGCGCCTGAAAAGGCAAGGCCCGCCGTACAGAGGGCCGCTGTAGACGGTTGTTGAGCATCATGTCCAGGACGCCGCTGACCGCGGCTGCTCGCACCTGGCCATCAGCGACCGCGCACCCGTGATGGCGGCCGCCGCCGCGAGCAGCTGTTCGACAACCTCGACCGCGGCTGTGGGGGAGCAGTGGTGACGTCGGCTCAGGATGTCGCGGAGCGGGTCGTCGCGCTCCTGGGCTGGGCCGGCGATGTTCGTATCGTGCCGGACGGGTCCGAGGTTCGCATCGTGCGCGACGCGCAGGCCTGGTGGCTCGCGATCTTGGTGGACCAGACCGCGGGTGCCGCCCTGGCGCGTACCGGCACGATCGACTCGGACGGCACTTACCGTGGCCCCTACGCCACACGTGGCCGCTCCGCCCTGCCCAGTGCGCTGCTTGTGCCAGGCCCGTTTGCGGCGGGCGGGAGAGCAGTACGTTGCCGAGGCGGGACGTTCGACCCGACCGTCCAGGCCGCCCCCGCACTGCGGGCAGCTGGACGTCACGCCAGTCTTCACCGCCTCGGTCCTCGCCCGCGTCCGCCGCATCTGCAGCCAGTGCCGCGACCGGCATGCAGACGAACAGAACACCGCCGTCGCCTTCGCCGACGGCATGAGTCTAGCGAGGTTGTTTGGTGGCGCTTCGGGGGACGAGTGGTCTGCGACTTCTGAGGCAAGAGTGGTCAATGCGGGCTGTGTGACAGGTGACTGCATACCTCTGCCCGTTTGAGTCGAGTCGCTCCTGTCTGATCCCGAAGCGCCGGTTGACGCTGTTTGCGCCCTGGGGGTGCGTCGTGCCCGACGGTACTACCGAAACATGACGCGACACCGCCCGTATCCCAGTGACCTCACCGACGCCCGCTGGGAGTTGACCGGTCCCACGCTCACCGCCTGGCGGGCCGAGCGCAGAGGCAACGGCCTGGACATCGGACGCCCGCCCGAGCACGACCTGCGCCGCATCATGGACGCCATCCTCTACGTCGACCTCACGCCGATCCCCTGGCGCTACCTGCCGCACGACTTCGCACCCTGGGAGACGGTCTACGGCTACTTCGCCGCCTGGCAGAAAGAGGGGATCTTCGCCCAGCTCAACGGCATGCTGCGGCGCCTGGTGCGCGAAGCCGAAGGCCGGGATGCCGAGCCGAGCGCCTGCGTGCTGGACGCGCAGAGCACCAAGACCTCTGCCAACGTGCCCGCGGCCGGCCAGGGCATCGACGCAGGCAAGAAAATCGCAGGCCGCAAGCGCCATATCGGTGTCGACACCCTCGGCCTGCTGCCGGCCGTCCGGGTAACCGCGGCGAGTGTCTCCGACAACACCGGCGGCATCCACCTGCTCTCCCGGATTTCCGACGCAACCCCTCGCGTGACCGAAGCGTGGGCCGACACCGGCTATCGCACCAAAGCCATCGAACACGGCGCCCGCCTCAGCATCGACGTCGAGGTCGAGGTCGTCCAACGCGACCCCGGCGTCAAAGGGTTCAAGGTGATTCCCCGACGTCGGGTTGTCGAGCGCACCTTCGGCCGGCTGATGCACCACCGCCGTCTCGCACGCGACTACGAGACCCACCCCCACCGCTCCGAAGCCATAATCCACGTCACGATGACCGACCTCATAAGCCGACGACTGACCAGCGAATCCACCCCGAACCGGCGCGACACCCGAACCTCGAACCAAACAACCTCGCTGGGACAAAACGCTCTTTCATCGAGACCGAGCATCGTGACGAGGCTCGTGTGTTCCGGCCCCGATCCCGCCGCCATCGCTGACGACGTCTGGCGGGGCAGCCCCAGTTGCTCAGCCACCAACGGCCGCAGTGTGGTCTTCCGGAAGCCCTGGGGTCGCCGAGGAGGACCAAGCGGGGGAGGGTTAGCGTGCAGACGTGATCACCATGAATTGGGACGGCATCACCGACCGCGAGCGATTCAACGACTGGTACCTGGACGAGCGGGACCAGTTCGCGGACATGGCCCGGGACGCCGATTGGAACGGTCTCTTCCGGGTGCTGGGCAAGAATCCGGGGTGGGTCAACCTTCCCCGGCCCGGCAACCGCAGCGGCTTCACCGCGCTGCATCAGGCGGCCTGGCACGGCGCGGACTTCTCCGTCGCCTCCAGGCTGATCGCGCACGGTGCCTGGCGGACGCAGCGCACGCGGGACGGACGGCGCGCCGTCGACGTCGCGCGGAGGCGAGGGCACACGCATCTGGTGGAGCTGCTGGAACCAGCCGTAGTGCGGCAGCTTCCCGCTCCTTCGGACGCACTGGAGCACCACTTCCACTCGCTGCTGCGGGAGACGACCGGCCGCTGTTTCGAGGAGATCGAGCACCTGCTGCCGCCGCTGTCCCCCCTCACGGAGGGGCCGTCCGTGAAGATCTTCTTTCAGGTGATCGGCATGATGGGCGGCTTCTTCTATCACCTCGAACACGACTACGTGCATGTGAACGCCAGCTCGCGGATGGACTACGGCGGCGGAGAGCACTACCGGGTGACGCCTCAAGGATGTTCCAAGATCGACAATACGCGTGTCTGATTCACCCGTGCGAGTGGCCCGAAGGAACGTACATGTCCTGTCTCGGATAAGAGCTCGCGCAGATGGACGGTGCAGGGGACGCGGCAGCAAGGCGGGCACAGGTCCGGTGATCATGAAGTTACGACGCTCTGTGACCACTGGGGGACCTGTGCCCGTCCTGCCATCATGGCTGACCGACCCACTCTGGGACCAAGTCGCGGCGCTGCTGCCCGAGCACCCGACGGTCGATCCTGCCCATCCGCTGGGCTGCCACCGCCGCCGCATCAGCGACCGGATCGTCTTCGACAAGCTGCTGCAACTGCTGCGATTCGGCTGCTCCTACCAGGCGATCGCCGACACGACCTGCTCGGCCACCACGATCCGAAATCGCCGCGACGAGTGGATCCGAGTCGGAGTCTTCGCCCGGTTCAAGCAGATCGCGCTGGAGTCCTACGACCGGATCGTCGGCCTGGCCCTGGACGAGATCGCCGTCGACGGCTCGATCACCGAGGCCCCCGGCGGCGGCGAGGTCGCCGGACGCTCC encodes:
- a CDS encoding ankyrin repeat domain-containing protein, which translates into the protein MNWDGITDRERFNDWYLDERDQFADMARDADWNGLFRVLGKNPGWVNLPRPGNRSGFTALHQAAWHGADFSVASRLIAHGAWRTQRTRDGRRAVDVARRRGHTHLVELLEPAVVRQLPAPSDALEHHFHSLLRETTGRCFEEIEHLLPPLSPLTEGPSVKIFFQVIGMMGGFFYHLEHDYVHVNASSRMDYGGGEHYRVTPQGCSKIDNTRV